A region of the Sphingobium yanoikuyae genome:
GCCCCGGTTCGCGCGCTTCGCCGCGATCGACTGGTCGGGTGCCAAGGGCGCGCGGCACAAGGGGATAGCGGTCGCCATCTGTGGCATCGGTCAGGATGCGCCAGAACTGGTCGAGGCGCCGGACGGCATCTGGTCGCGCCAGGCGGTCGCTGACTGGCTCATCGCAACGGCGTGCGAGGCACCGACCCTGTTCGGCTTCGACTTCAGCTTCGCCCCACCCTTCGTCGCACGCGGCGCCTATCTGCCCGGAGATCCGGCGCCGACCGACGCACCGGCGTTCTGGGCCTATGTCGATGCGGTCTGCGACGATCCCGATCTGGGTGCCACCAGCCTGCTGGAAACCACCCATCGTCGCCATTTCTATTTCGGCAAGGCCGACGGGATGAAGGCCGACTTTTTGCACAACCGCGCCTGCGAAGCCCATTATAATGCCCAGGGCGGCGGCAAGCCGTCGACCATCTATGACGCGATTGGCGCCGCGCAGGTGGCCAAGGCCAGCTTTGCCGGCATGCGCCTGCTCCACCATATCCGCCCGCATGTGCCGGTCTGGCCGTTCGATCCGCTGCCTGCCACCGGATCGCTGGTCGTCGAAATCTATACCAGCATCGCTGCACGCGCCGCCGGCCGTCCGAAGGGCCGGACCAAGATGCGCGATCTCGCCGCCCTCAATAACGCGCTGACCATGTTCGCAACGATCCCTTACGCCGGTCCGCTCGCCGCCGACCATCAGGCCGATGCCTTGCTGACCGCGGCCTGGATGCGCGAAAGGGCGGAAAATCCGGCGCTTTGGACACCTTTTCCCCTGACCGACGAAATTGCGCGCACAGAGGGCTGGACGTTCGGCGTGATCTGATAGTAAGGGCGTCCGACCCGTCGGGTGCGCCGGCTTAGCACAGCGGTAGTGCAGCGGTTTTGTAAACCGAAGGTCGGGGGTTCGATCCCCTCAGCCGGCACCGACGGACTCTTGAACAGTGCGCTCATGCGCACTCGATGGCACTCGGCATCCCGGAAACAAAATGGGGGCCGACATTGCTGCCGGCCCCCACTAACGTCGGTTCCTTTCGGCCACATACCCTTGCAGGCTGCGCCTTCCGGTCCGGCGATGTGATGCGTTTCCACATCTTCGCGCGGGAGAACGAGCCCGAAGGTCTGTTCACCGTTGCTGACCTTTCATCCGAAGCCCGACGTTCACTTTCGCGCGTACCCGGCATCATCCAGAAAGGCTTGGATCCGATCGTCCCTGCCATCCTCGCGCATGGCAGCTCCCAACGGACCATCAGGGCAGAAAATCCTTGATTTCTCTTGGATTTTCCGGCTTTGGATCGCTCCTTGCCGACTGTCCCGATAAGAGGATGCTGTCACGATCCGCGAGTCGCACAAAGCGGATTCCGACAGTTTGAAGACAGGCCGCACCACAAATCTGTGGATAACTTTGGATAAGTCTGAAAATCGGCGGAAATCCGCGCGCTTCAGGCGGGCGCCCAATCGGGCGGTGCCAGCGTGAAGCCGGCAAAGTCGAAGCCCGGCGTGACCGTGCAGCTGACGAGCGCCCATCCGCCAACCGGCCGTGCCGCCTGCCAATGATGCGCCGGGACCAGGCGCTGCGGCATCTGTCCCGCGGCGATATCCGGGCCGAGGTGATGATCGACGCCAGGCCCCTGCGGCGGAGCGATGCCCAGGACGATCGGCGCCCCCGCATGCCAGAACCACATCTCGTCAGCATCGACCCTATGCCAGTGTGATCGCTGATGCGCCTCCAGCAGGAACAGGATCGCCGTGCCGGCCGCCCTCTGGCCCACAGCCGCCTTTGCGCGCCAGGTTTCGCGATACCAGCCGCCTTCGGGATGCGGGGCCAGGTCGAGCGCCCGGATCAGTCCGGCAGCATCCTGCCCGTCGCCTGCGTTCATCGCTTCACCTCAAATTTAATTTCTGCTGAAACAAAAACTTATGCCGTTGTCAGAGGTTCATGCAACCTAGGTCAATAGGCAGGGGTTCAATCGGCTGACAACGCAATTCGGAGGAGATATTATGCGTAACGCCCTGATGGCCATGGCCGCCCTGTCGCTGGCCATTCCCGTGTCGATGGCCGTTCCCACGGACGGCGCACAGGCCCGCAAACATTATCGCTACAAGGAATGGCGCGGTCGCGACGGGCGCACCTATTGCCGCAAGTCCGACGGCACGACCGGCCTGATCATCGGCGGCGTCGGCGGCGCGCTGGTCGGCCGTGCGATCGACACCCGCGGCGACCGTGCGACCGGCACCATCCTGGGCGCTGCTGGCGGCGCACTGCTCGGAAAGGAAATCGACAGCAAGCGCCGCTGCCGCTGATCCCGTCGTCAAGGACAACGAAAAAGGGCGGCTTCCCATTGGGAAGCCGCCCTTTTTGATGGCCGAGGCCAAATGGCTTAGTTGGTCGCGCCCGAAGCCGCGCCGCGCGCGTCATCGACCTTGAACGACACGGTCTGGCCGCCCGAGACGCCCGAAACCTTGTCACCCTTGACCTGCAGGTTGAAGGCAACGGCGTCGGGGTAACGACGGCCCGAGATCACCTTGCCGGTCTTGGTATCCTTGACGTCATAGACGTAGGTGTAGCCTTCGTGGGTGAAGCGCTGCTTGGCGGCGTCCTGCGCATTGGCGGGGGCGGCGACGGCAACGATGGCGCTCAGGGCGCCGGCGACAACAAACTTGGACAGCATTCGCATGGGTGTGCTCCTTGTGAATGCCCTCAAACACCTCTTGGACATTCTGTTCTGTTGCCACCCATATGTTGCAGCGCAAAAACTCATACAATCGCAAAAACCGGCGTTCCAGTTGCGCGGAACGCAATCGAGGCAGTCTCGTTTTTCTAAGCCTTTGATAAGGCGACGATATGCTCGAACTGCTGCGGCGTCAGCGGCGCGACGGACAGGCGCGATTGCCGCAACATCACCATGTCGGCCAATGCCGGGTCCGCCTTCATCGTCTTCAGCGTCACCGGGCGATCCAGTTTCTTGTGCGGCGCAACATGGACCGCGATCCACTTGCCGGTCTCGTCGGTGCTGTCCGGCGCCGCTTCCTCGACAATCTCCATGATGCCGACCGCCTCGACGCCGATATTGCTGTGATAGAAGAAGGCCAGGTCACCCTTGCGCATCGCCTTCATGTGCAACTGGGCGGCATGGTTGCGCACCCCGTCCCATTCCGCCTTCCCCTTCTTGACCAGGTCGGCATAGGAAAAGACGTCGGGTTCCGATTTCATCAGCCAGTAGTTCATGCCGCATCCTTGCATCAGGCGCCAAGGACGATCAAGGATGGGAACCATGGCGGCTGATCGCTATATCATCCGCAAGCCAAATCGATCTGGAGAATATACGTGTCGCAATCCGTGCTGGACCAGGTGCCCGTCCTGTCCATGGCAGAGATGAGCAAGGGCGATTTCGCCGCCGCCTTCGGTGGTTCCTTCCAACGCTTCGGCTTCGCCATGGTCAAGGACCATGGCATGGACCAGGCGCTGGTCGACAAGGGATGGGCGCTGGCACGCGAATTCTTCGCCCAGCCGGTCGAGATGAAGCGCGCCTATGATGCCAAGTTCAATGGCGGCCAGCGTGGCTACACCGCCTTTGGCGTGGAAATCGCCAAGGGCGCGAGCGAGAATGACCTCAAGGAATTCTGGCATGTCGGCCGCGACCTTGCGCCCGGCGATCCGCTTGCCGAAACCATGCCGCCCAATGTCTGGCCGACCGAGATGCCGGCGTTCCGCGACGTGTTCGCGCCGCTCTATGCCGAGTTCGACCGGGTCGGCGCGGAACTGCTGTCGGCGATCGCCCTCTATCTGGGCCTGCCCGAACGCTGGTTCGACGGCCCGATCAAGGATGGCAACTCGATCCTGCGCCTGCTCCATTATCCGCCTGTGTCGCCCGAGGCGCCGGGCATCCGCGCCGGCGCGCATGAGGATATCAACCTCATCACCCTGTTGCTGGGCGCCGAAGAAGGCGGGCTGGAGCTAAAGGACCGCGACGGCAACTGGCTGCCGGTGGTGCCCCCGCCGGGCGCACTCGCGATCAATGTCGGCGACATGCTGCAGCGGCTGACCAATCATGTGCTGCCCTCGACCAGCCACCGCGTCGTCAATCCGCCGCCCGAACGGCGCGGCCATTCGCGCTATTCCATGCCCTTCTTCCTGCATCTGCGCCCGGACTTCATGATTGACGCGCTGCCGCAATGCGTGACGCCCGACAATCCGCGCCGCGAGGAACCGATCAGCGCGCATGATTATCTGACCGAGCGCCTGATCGAGATCGGCCTGATCAAGAAGGCGTAAGAAAAGGCCCGCCGCTGCATCCGGCAGCGGCGAGCCTTTCATTCTCAGCGCAACCGGCGCTTATTTCCGGCTGCGGCCGAGGGTGATGCCGATTTCCTCGCCCCGTTCGCTCAGCGCCAGCTTGACGATCTTCACCTCGACATGGCGGACCTTGTCGTCCTGCAGGAAGATGGTCTCGATGATATGGTCGGCCACGCCCTCGATCAGGGTGAAGTGCAGCCCCTCGGGCAGCGCGGTCGACGCGGCATGCTTGAGGTCCATGTAGTTTTTCGACTCGCTGAGCGGCGTATCGGGATCATAATGGTCCGCAATCCGCAGCTTGGCCCGGATCGAGATGCGCAGCGGCTGGGGCAGATGCGTCTCTTCCGAATAGATGCCGGTCAATACGTCGACGTGCAGGTTGTTGACCTCCAGCGTCAGATAATCGTCAAAAATGCTGTCCATAGCTCGCCATGTCCGGTCGCGCGAAGGGCGCGGGTCCAGTTTGATCTTTCCTTTTGCGGCATGGACGCTATAGGCCCGCCGCTTCCGGCGCGGTCCATGCGCCATTGATGGCGGATCGGCAAGACATGTCAGCAATTCTTCCCCTCGACAGCCAGCCCGCCGACGCGATCGAGGGTCTGCTGGACGCCGCCTTCGGTCCTGACCGGCACGGCCGCACCGCCTATCTGATCCGCGATGGCATGCCCTGGCTGCCTGCCCTGTCCTTCGCGGTGCTGGACGAAAAGGGTGAACTGATTGGATCGCTGCAAAGCTGGCCGGTGGCGCTAACCCACGAGGATGGCAGCCAATTGCCGCTGATCATGGTCGGCCCGGTCGCGGTTGCGCCGGCGCATCAGAAGGGCGGCCATGGTCGCGCGATGATGGATGCAGTGGTCGCCGCCGCCCGCGCCCAGGCCTGCGAACCGCTGATGATGATCGGCGATCCGGAATATTATGGCCGCTTCTGGGGCTTCACCGCCGACGGCACCGCCGGTTGGGATTGCCCCGGCCCGTTCGAGGCCCGGCGCCTGCTTGCCTTGTCGGTCGATGGCCGCCCGGTCGGCGGAACCGGCATGCTGTCGCCGCGAATCACCGTTACCGCCTGACCCGACCGAAAGACCTTTGCCAAGCGAGCCGGCCGCTCCTATCTGCTTTCCATGCCGATGGAGCCCCTGCCCGACCTCGCCGACCTGTCGCTCGCCGACATTGCCCGCCTAGCCGCCGAAAAGCGCCTGCCGCCGGTCGAGAAATGGAATCCCGACCATTGCGGCGACAGCGAGATGCGGATCGCGCGCGACGGCACCTGGTTCCATCAGGGATCGCCGATCGGGCGCGAAACGATGGTGCGGCTCTTTTCCACCATATTGCGGCGCGAGGGCGACGGCTCCTATGTGCTCGTCACCCCGGTCGAGAAGCTGAGCATCGCGGTCGAGGATGCCCCCTTCGTTGCGGTCGAACTCAAGAGCGAGGGCGAAGGCGCCAGCCGGAACCTCGCCTTCCGGCTCAACACCGGCGAACTGGTACCAGCCGGCCCCGACCATGCGCTGACCCTGCGCGAAAAGGATGATGGCCCCCATCCCTATCTCCATGTCCGTGCCGGGCTCGACGCGCTGATCGTGCGCAGCGTCTATTATGAACTGATGAACCTGGCCCTGGACGAAAAAGGCGAGCGTGTCGGCCTGTGGAGCGAAGGCCGCTTCTTTCCGTTGGACGGCGCGGCATGACGCTGGCCGAGCGGCTGCGCGCCGCCCTGATCGACGGGCATAGCCGCGACATCCAGTTGCTTCCGTCCGAAACCCGCGATCCGCGCATCGTCGGCGACATGGCCCTGGCACCCGCCGCGGTGCTGGTCGCGATCACCGACCGGGCCAATCCCGGCCTTATCCTAACCCAGCGTTCGGAAAAGCTGCGCAAGCATGCGGGGCAAGTCGCCTTCCCCGGCGGCCGAGTCGATCCCGACGATGCCAACGAGATTGCCGGTGCCCTGCGCGAAGCCCGCGAGGAAATCGCCCTCCCCTCCAACCGGGTCGACATCATCGGCACGTCGGACCGCTATCATACCTTCACCGGCTTCGACATCGTGCCGGTCCTGGGCGTCATCCCGCCCGACCTGCCGCTGCGCGCCCAACCGGGCGAAGTGGCCGACTGGTTCGAACTGCCGCTTGACTATGCGCTCGATCCGGCCAATCGGGTGCGCCGCAGCCTGATGTTCGAAGGCATCGAGCGGCAATATTATGAAATCGACTGGCAGGGCCGCCGCATCTGGGGCGTGACCGCTGCCATCCTCGCCAATCTTTCCCGCAGGCTCGGCCATGACCCGCATTCTTCCTGACGCCCCGTGGCGCCACCGCTCCGGCCTATCCGGCCTTCTCGCCGCACTCGACGCCGACCAGGGCCGTGCCCGCTATGTCGGTGGCGCGGTGCGCGACGGGCTGCTTGGCCTGCCGGTCAATGATCTCGACATCGCCACCAGCCTGATGCCGCAGGATGTGGTCGATCGGCTGAAGGCGGCCGGGATCAAGGCGGTGCCGACCGGGATCGAGCATGGCACGATCACCGCCGTGCTGCCCGACGGGCCGGTCGAAATCACCACGCTGCGCCGCGACGTCAGCACCGACGGCCGCCGCGCCACCATCGCCTATACCGACGACTGGCAGCAGGATGCCGCCCGCCGCGATTTCACTTTCAACGCCCTCTATGCCGATCCCCTGACCGGCGCGATCAGCGACTATTTCGGCGGCGTGGCCGATCTCGACGCCCGGCACCTGCGCTTCATCGGCGACGCCAGCGCGCGGATCGCCGAGGATCATCTGCGCATCCTGCGCTATTTCCGTTTCCTGGCCCGCTATGGTGACAACGAAGTTGACGCATCGGCCTATGATGCCTGCGTCGCCGCGGCCAACAGCCTGATGGCCCTGTCGCGCGAGCGGATCGCCGACGAACTGCTCAAATTGCTGGTGGTGCGCGATCCCGTGCCGGCGCTGCGCATGATGGTGGACGGCGGGATCTGGCTGCCGGTGCTGCCCGAAATCACGCACGAAGGCATCGACCGGCTGGCGAAACTGATCGCACGGGAGAATGAGGCGAGCATGGTGCCGTCGGCACTGCGCCGGCTGGCCGCGCTGGTGCCGGCCGACGCGGCGATCGCCGACCAGATCGGCGCGCGGCTGAAACTGTCCAACAAGGCGCGCAAGCGACTGATCACCGCGCTCGAAACCGCCTCTGCATCCGAAGGCCCGCGCGCGCTGGCGCACCGGGTCGGCGTGGAAGGCGCGATCGACCGCATCTTGCTCGATCCTGCCGCCTCCTTGTCGGCACTGGCCCTGCTCGACGGCTGGACTCCGCCCAGCCTGCCGATCGGCGGCGGCGCGCTGATCGCGCGCGGCCTTCAGCCCGGCCCGGACGTCGCCCGTGCCTTGCAGGAAGTGCAGAAATCATGGGTGGCGGAGGATTTCCCCGACGCCGACCGGGTCGGCGAAATCGCCGATCAGATCGTCTCGAAATTCCAGCGCACGCGCCAATAGTCGAAGGCATCGGCTTCGCTCATCGGGCGGGCGAAATAATAGCCCTGCCCCTGCCAGCAGCCCATCTTCTGCAGCATGTCGGCCAGTTCCTGGGTTTCGATACCCTCGGCCGTGACCCGCAGGTTGAGCGATTCCGCCAATGACAATATGGTCCGAACGATCACAGCTTTATCGTGATCTTCCAGCATGTTAGACACGAAACTTCGATCGATTTTTAGGATGTCGATCGGCAGGCTGTGCAGGCTCGCCAGGTTAGAGAAGCCGGTGCCGAAATCGTCCATCGCGATCGGCATCTGAAGATCCTTGAGCGCGAACAGCAATTTGCGCGCCTTGTCCGGATCGGCGATGATCGCGCTTTCGGTCAGTTCGGCGGTCAGGCGATGGCCGCCAATGCCCGAATAGCGCAGCGCTTCCTCGAACATTGATGCGACATCGTCGCGCGCCATCTGGATTGGCGACAGGTTGACGTTGACGCCGACCGGCAGGGCCTGGCCGAATTTCGCGTCCCAGCGGCTCAGCGCCTGCGCCGCTTCATAGGCGGCCCAGCGACCGAGCGGGGTGATGAGACCGCTCTCTTCCGCGACCGGCACGAACTCCACCGGCGAGACATGGCCCAGTTCCGGGTCGTCCCAACGCGCCAGCGCCTCGAAACCGGTAATTTCGCCGGTCTGGAGATGGATCAGCGGCTGATAGGCCAGGGTCAGCCCGCCATGGGCGAGCGCATCACGCAGCCGGCTCTCGATCGAGAAGCGGCGCTGCGCTTCCTTGAGTACGCCATTGCGGTAAATCTCGACCTTGCCGGTGCGCTTGGCGATCTTGACCGCCGCCTGCGCCTTGCGGACGACATCGTCCGGATCATCCTCCAGATGCGTCGACAGGGCACAGCCGATGGCGCAATCGACGCGGATCTGGAGGTCGGACAGCCGGATCGGCGAACTCAGCGCCTCCCTGATCCTCTGAACGATCTGAAGAGAATCGGACAAGCCATTGTTCAAGCGCGCAAAAATAGCAAAGTCATTACCGCCGATGCGGGCCAGCACATCGCCCTGACGCAGACAGGATTTGAGCCGCTTGGCGACCGTGATCAACAGTTCATCACCAGCCATCGGGCCAAGCGATTCATTCACCCGGCTGAACCGGCTGAGGTCGATCGCGATGATGCCGAACTGCGCATTGTCCGGCCAGCTGCCATTGGCGAGCCGATCGTCAATCTCCTCGCCGAAGCCGGTGCGGTTGGGCAGCGCGGTGAGGCCGTCGGAAAGCAGCTCGCGCCGCAAATTCTTCTCCATCGTCCGCTCGCTGGTGCGATCGATCGCGGTGAAGAGAAATTGTTCGGCGCGCGCGCCGGTGGCGCGCAGCCGTCCGAGCGTGCAGAGAAAATATTCAGGGCCAAGCTTGCCGTCGCGGCGGATTTCGAAACTTTCCGAATCGCGATCCGACTGGGCGAAACCAGTGACGCGCGCGCGCCATTCGGCCGATGCCTGCGCCGTTGCGGCCGTCCGTTCGCGATGTTCCCGGAACGCCTTGAGGAACGGCTCATTCGCTTCGATAATGTTTATTGCATTGTTTTCACACGATAAAATTGCCGCAGCCTGCGACAGGGCGGTGAGCCATTCGCTCGCTCCGATCATGTGCGGCAGATGCGTGTCATCACCCCCGGGCAAGGGGAGGCCACTGGTCTGTTCAGGGGGCCAGCTACGCACCGACATGGCTTTCATGCCTCTGCCTTATCCGCCAAGGGTAAATATTCGGGAAACGAACATCTGCCGATGGTGCTGAATTTGCGTCAGAACTTGTTGTCGCGCGGGAAGCCTGTCGGTGGCATGCGACCGGCGGCACCGCGGGCTACCCGCCATGGCGTCATGTCGGCCTCGGTCCGGGTCCGGCCCGTCTCGCCGCCCATAGCCCAGCTGATCCCGTCGCTCAGGCGGAAGGCGATCGCGTCGGACAGCCCCCCGTCGCGATAGCGCTGCATCTGCACACCCTGCCCGCGCGCCATCTTGGGCATTTCGATGATCGAATAGACCAGCAGCTTCCGGTTCTCGCCGATGACGGCAATGCTGTCCGCCTCCGGATCGACCGCATGCACCACGGCAAGCTTCGCGCCCGTGCGGACATTGACCACCTGCTTGCCCTTGCGCGTCTCCGCCAGGATATCTGCCACATCAGCGAGGAAGCCGCGCCCGTCGGAGGAGGCCAGCAGCAATTGCCCACCCGTCCTGGCCGGCATCAGCGCGACGATGCCGCCCTGATCGTCCATGTCGACCATCATCCGCACCGGATCGCCAAAGCCGCGCCCGCCCGGCAGCTTGTCCGCCCCCAGCGTGTAGATGCGCCCGCTCGACGTCGCCATCAGCAGCTTGTCGGTGGTATAGGCGTGGAAGGCGAATTGCGGCCCGTCGCCTTCCTTGAACTTCAGCGTATCGGCCGCGGCCAGGTCGCGATGC
Encoded here:
- a CDS encoding EVE domain-containing protein, whose product is MNYWLMKSEPDVFSYADLVKKGKAEWDGVRNHAAQLHMKAMRKGDLAFFYHSNIGVEAVGIMEIVEEAAPDSTDETGKWIAVHVAPHKKLDRPVTLKTMKADPALADMVMLRQSRLSVAPLTPQQFEHIVALSKA
- a CDS encoding dihydroneopterin aldolase, yielding MDSIFDDYLTLEVNNLHVDVLTGIYSEETHLPQPLRISIRAKLRIADHYDPDTPLSESKNYMDLKHAASTALPEGLHFTLIEGVADHIIETIFLQDDKVRHVEVKIVKLALSERGEEIGITLGRSRK
- a CDS encoding putative bifunctional diguanylate cyclase/phosphodiesterase translates to MKAMSVRSWPPEQTSGLPLPGGDDTHLPHMIGASEWLTALSQAAAILSCENNAINIIEANEPFLKAFREHRERTAATAQASAEWRARVTGFAQSDRDSESFEIRRDGKLGPEYFLCTLGRLRATGARAEQFLFTAIDRTSERTMEKNLRRELLSDGLTALPNRTGFGEEIDDRLANGSWPDNAQFGIIAIDLSRFSRVNESLGPMAGDELLITVAKRLKSCLRQGDVLARIGGNDFAIFARLNNGLSDSLQIVQRIREALSSPIRLSDLQIRVDCAIGCALSTHLEDDPDDVVRKAQAAVKIAKRTGKVEIYRNGVLKEAQRRFSIESRLRDALAHGGLTLAYQPLIHLQTGEITGFEALARWDDPELGHVSPVEFVPVAEESGLITPLGRWAAYEAAQALSRWDAKFGQALPVGVNVNLSPIQMARDDVASMFEEALRYSGIGGHRLTAELTESAIIADPDKARKLLFALKDLQMPIAMDDFGTGFSNLASLHSLPIDILKIDRSFVSNMLEDHDKAVIVRTILSLAESLNLRVTAEGIETQELADMLQKMGCWQGQGYYFARPMSEADAFDYWRVRWNFETI
- a CDS encoding cupin domain-containing protein; translation: MNAGDGQDAAGLIRALDLAPHPEGGWYRETWRAKAAVGQRAAGTAILFLLEAHQRSHWHRVDADEMWFWHAGAPIVLGIAPPQGPGVDHHLGPDIAAGQMPQRLVPAHHWQAARPVGGWALVSCTVTPGFDFAGFTLAPPDWAPA
- a CDS encoding DUF1285 domain-containing protein; amino-acid sequence: MPMEPLPDLADLSLADIARLAAEKRLPPVEKWNPDHCGDSEMRIARDGTWFHQGSPIGRETMVRLFSTILRREGDGSYVLVTPVEKLSIAVEDAPFVAVELKSEGEGASRNLAFRLNTGELVPAGPDHALTLREKDDGPHPYLHVRAGLDALIVRSVYYELMNLALDEKGERVGLWSEGRFFPLDGAA
- a CDS encoding CoA pyrophosphatase, yielding MTLAERLRAALIDGHSRDIQLLPSETRDPRIVGDMALAPAAVLVAITDRANPGLILTQRSEKLRKHAGQVAFPGGRVDPDDANEIAGALREAREEIALPSNRVDIIGTSDRYHTFTGFDIVPVLGVIPPDLPLRAQPGEVADWFELPLDYALDPANRVRRSLMFEGIERQYYEIDWQGRRIWGVTAAILANLSRRLGHDPHSS
- a CDS encoding isopenicillin N synthase family dioxygenase; this translates as MSQSVLDQVPVLSMAEMSKGDFAAAFGGSFQRFGFAMVKDHGMDQALVDKGWALAREFFAQPVEMKRAYDAKFNGGQRGYTAFGVEIAKGASENDLKEFWHVGRDLAPGDPLAETMPPNVWPTEMPAFRDVFAPLYAEFDRVGAELLSAIALYLGLPERWFDGPIKDGNSILRLLHYPPVSPEAPGIRAGAHEDINLITLLLGAEEGGLELKDRDGNWLPVVPPPGALAINVGDMLQRLTNHVLPSTSHRVVNPPPERRGHSRYSMPFFLHLRPDFMIDALPQCVTPDNPRREEPISAHDYLTERLIEIGLIKKA
- a CDS encoding glycine zipper 2TM domain-containing protein, with the protein product MRNALMAMAALSLAIPVSMAVPTDGAQARKHYRYKEWRGRDGRTYCRKSDGTTGLIIGGVGGALVGRAIDTRGDRATGTILGAAGGALLGKEIDSKRRCR
- a CDS encoding CCA tRNA nucleotidyltransferase gives rise to the protein MTRILPDAPWRHRSGLSGLLAALDADQGRARYVGGAVRDGLLGLPVNDLDIATSLMPQDVVDRLKAAGIKAVPTGIEHGTITAVLPDGPVEITTLRRDVSTDGRRATIAYTDDWQQDAARRDFTFNALYADPLTGAISDYFGGVADLDARHLRFIGDASARIAEDHLRILRYFRFLARYGDNEVDASAYDACVAAANSLMALSRERIADELLKLLVVRDPVPALRMMVDGGIWLPVLPEITHEGIDRLAKLIARENEASMVPSALRRLAALVPADAAIADQIGARLKLSNKARKRLITALETASASEGPRALAHRVGVEGAIDRILLDPAASLSALALLDGWTPPSLPIGGGALIARGLQPGPDVARALQEVQKSWVAEDFPDADRVGEIADQIVSKFQRTRQ
- a CDS encoding GNAT family N-acetyltransferase produces the protein MSAILPLDSQPADAIEGLLDAAFGPDRHGRTAYLIRDGMPWLPALSFAVLDEKGELIGSLQSWPVALTHEDGSQLPLIMVGPVAVAPAHQKGGHGRAMMDAVVAAARAQACEPLMMIGDPEYYGRFWGFTADGTAGWDCPGPFEARRLLALSVDGRPVGGTGMLSPRITVTA